From Streptomyces zhihengii, the proteins below share one genomic window:
- a CDS encoding PQQ-dependent sugar dehydrogenase — MPAALAAAVLVLAAGCSSGGDTSGRGSAGPSSSSPAASPSGGSGSPSPSPSGPPAKGSVTVAATLTGELESPWGVAALPGGDLLVSSRDGGTITRVSADGGRKTEIGSVPGVAPAGEGGLLGLAISPSFASDQMVYAYFTTASDNRIARMLYDESKPAGQQLGAPDTVLRGIPKGVTHNGGRIAFGPDKMLYAGTGEAGDTGLSQDKESLGGKILRMTPDGQPVHGNPDADSVVYSYGHRNVQGLAWDADKRLWAAEFGQNTWDELNLIEPGRNYGWPEAEGKAGEAGFTDPVAQWRTEEASPSGIAWAAGSIWMAGLRGERLWRIPLAGAEPSAEPEAFLEEEYGRLRTVVPAGGDGLWLVTSETDGRGTPGGGDDRILRLEVR, encoded by the coding sequence CTGCCGGCCGCCCTGGCCGCCGCCGTGCTCGTCCTCGCGGCCGGCTGCTCCTCGGGCGGCGACACCTCGGGGCGCGGCTCGGCCGGCCCCTCCTCCTCGTCCCCGGCGGCCTCCCCGTCCGGCGGCTCCGGGAGTCCGTCCCCGTCCCCCTCGGGGCCTCCGGCGAAGGGGTCGGTGACCGTGGCCGCGACGCTGACCGGGGAGCTGGAGTCCCCCTGGGGGGTGGCCGCGCTGCCCGGCGGGGACCTGCTGGTCTCCTCCCGGGACGGCGGCACGATCACCCGGGTGTCCGCGGACGGCGGCCGCAAGACGGAGATCGGGTCGGTGCCGGGCGTCGCCCCCGCCGGCGAGGGCGGGCTGCTGGGTCTCGCGATCTCCCCGTCGTTCGCCTCCGACCAGATGGTCTACGCGTACTTCACCACCGCGTCCGACAACCGCATCGCCCGCATGCTGTACGACGAGAGCAAGCCCGCCGGGCAGCAGCTCGGGGCCCCGGACACGGTGCTGCGCGGGATCCCCAAGGGGGTGACGCACAACGGCGGCAGGATCGCGTTCGGCCCGGACAAGATGCTCTACGCGGGCACCGGCGAGGCCGGGGACACCGGGCTCTCCCAGGACAAGGAGTCGCTGGGCGGCAAGATCCTGCGGATGACGCCGGACGGACAGCCCGTGCACGGCAACCCGGACGCCGACTCCGTCGTCTACTCGTACGGCCACCGCAATGTGCAGGGGCTCGCCTGGGACGCCGACAAGCGCCTGTGGGCTGCGGAGTTCGGGCAGAACACCTGGGACGAGCTGAACCTGATCGAGCCCGGCCGCAACTACGGCTGGCCCGAGGCCGAGGGCAAGGCCGGCGAGGCGGGCTTCACCGACCCGGTGGCGCAGTGGCGGACGGAGGAGGCCTCGCCGAGCGGCATCGCCTGGGCGGCCGGGTCGATCTGGATGGCCGGGCTGCGCGGCGAACGGCTCTGGCGGATCCCGCTCGCCGGGGCGGAACCCTCCGCGGAGCCCGAGGCGTTCCTGGAGGAGGAGTACGGCCGGCTGCGCACGGTGGTGCCGGCCGGTGGTGACGGCCTGTGGCTGGTCACCAGCGAGACCGACGGCCGGGGCACGCCCGGCGGGGGCGACGACCGGATCCTCCGGCTGGAGGTCCGGTAG
- a CDS encoding 2-hydroxyacid dehydrogenase, with the protein MTSDVWLPIAADAIDGLPPTSASGLVYRFWDGGPDFPADPARCVFYTVPYMRGAEVAVRPLGAMRSVRVVQTLSAGTDHVQPGLAGLPSGVRLCNAKGVHEASTAELTLALILASLRGIPSFVEGQRAEEWRSGFYPALADKSVLIVGYGSIGAAIEDRLAPFECARVARVARSARTTERGEVRALADLPALLPEADVVILSTPLTAATKGLAGAGFLARMKDGALLVNVARGPVVDTKALLAEVESGRLRAALDVTDPEPLPAGHPLWHAPGVLISPHVGGSTSAFMPRATQLIADQVTRFAAGEELRNVVATTGA; encoded by the coding sequence ATGACTTCCGATGTGTGGCTCCCCATAGCGGCCGACGCGATCGACGGCCTGCCCCCGACCTCCGCTTCGGGCCTCGTCTACCGGTTCTGGGACGGCGGCCCCGACTTCCCCGCGGATCCCGCGCGTTGCGTCTTCTACACCGTCCCGTACATGCGGGGCGCCGAGGTCGCCGTGCGGCCGCTGGGCGCCATGCGCTCGGTCCGCGTCGTCCAGACCCTGTCGGCGGGCACCGACCATGTGCAGCCCGGCCTCGCCGGACTGCCGTCCGGGGTGCGCCTGTGCAACGCCAAGGGTGTCCACGAGGCGTCGACGGCCGAGCTCACCCTGGCGCTGATCCTCGCCTCGCTCCGGGGTATCCCGTCCTTCGTGGAGGGACAGCGCGCCGAGGAGTGGCGCTCCGGCTTCTACCCGGCGCTCGCCGACAAGTCGGTGCTCATCGTGGGCTACGGCTCGATCGGCGCCGCCATCGAGGACCGGCTCGCACCCTTCGAGTGCGCGCGGGTGGCGCGCGTCGCGCGCTCCGCACGGACAACGGAGCGCGGCGAAGTGCGCGCACTCGCCGATCTGCCCGCGCTGCTGCCCGAGGCCGACGTCGTGATTCTCTCCACGCCGCTCACCGCGGCGACGAAGGGCCTGGCCGGGGCCGGTTTCCTGGCCCGGATGAAGGACGGGGCACTGCTGGTGAACGTCGCCCGCGGGCCCGTCGTCGACACGAAGGCGCTGCTCGCGGAGGTGGAGAGCGGCCGGCTGAGGGCCGCGCTCGACGTCACCGACCCCGAGCCGCTGCCCGCCGGGCATCCGCTCTGGCACGCGCCCGGCGTGCTGATCAGCCCTCATGTCGGCGGCTCCACCTCGGCGTTCATGCCCCGGGCGACCCAGCTGATCGCCGATCAGGTGACCCGCTTCGCTGCCGGAGAGGAGCTGCGGAACGTGGTGGCGACCACCGGCGCCTGA
- a CDS encoding serine hydrolase domain-containing protein: MPLAPPPAPGPAPRRGRARALRLGACLALAAAALGIAPPAPAAPVPAPPPAGSAAGPGSRTATPPVSVRSLQKRLDALVHRQDGPPGAVVVLRDDRRQRVLRAGTADLATGRPPRIDDHMRIASTAKAYSGAVALHLVAEGRLGLDDTIGRRLPRLPRAWHAVTLRQLLQHTSGLPDYTTAPEFQRLLQEDPRRRFDSRRLLRFVAGEPLVFAPGSRYLYSNSDNIAVALMAEAVTGRPYEELLRRIVYRPLGLRNTSLPQGWELPEPYLHGYDVDPPAPPEDISEILSASGVWASGGIVSTPRDMTRFIRGYAPGVLTSPSVVREQRRWVPGASEPAGPGANRAGLGIFRYTTRCGVVLGHTGNFPGYTQLVAATPDGRYSLTFSLTRQINAQVAPALLSTVRDIQEDAVCALLRT; this comes from the coding sequence ATGCCCCTCGCACCGCCCCCCGCTCCCGGCCCCGCCCCCCGCCGCGGCCGTGCCCGCGCGCTGCGCCTCGGCGCCTGCCTCGCCCTCGCCGCGGCCGCCCTCGGCATCGCGCCCCCGGCACCCGCGGCACCCGTCCCCGCCCCGCCGCCCGCCGGCTCCGCCGCCGGCCCCGGCTCCCGTACGGCGACGCCGCCCGTCTCCGTACGGAGCCTCCAGAAGCGCCTGGACGCCCTGGTGCACCGGCAGGACGGCCCGCCGGGCGCCGTGGTCGTGCTCCGGGACGACCGCCGGCAGCGGGTGCTGCGCGCGGGCACGGCCGACCTCGCGACCGGGCGCCCGCCCCGGATCGACGACCACATGCGGATCGCCAGCACGGCCAAGGCGTACAGCGGAGCCGTCGCGCTGCACCTGGTCGCGGAGGGCCGGCTCGGTCTCGACGACACCATCGGCAGGCGCCTGCCCCGCCTGCCGCGCGCCTGGCACGCCGTCACCCTGCGCCAGCTCCTCCAGCACACGAGCGGCCTGCCCGACTACACCACCGCCCCCGAGTTCCAGCGGCTGCTGCAGGAGGACCCCCGCCGCCGCTTCGACTCCCGGCGGCTGCTCCGCTTCGTCGCCGGCGAGCCCCTGGTCTTCGCCCCCGGCTCGCGCTACCTGTACTCCAACTCCGACAACATCGCCGTGGCCCTGATGGCCGAGGCCGTGACCGGGCGCCCCTACGAGGAACTGCTCCGCCGGATCGTCTACCGGCCCCTCGGCCTGCGGAACACCAGCCTCCCGCAGGGCTGGGAGCTGCCCGAGCCCTACCTCCACGGCTACGACGTCGACCCGCCCGCGCCGCCGGAGGACATCAGCGAGATCCTCAGCGCCTCGGGCGTCTGGGCGTCCGGCGGCATCGTCTCCACCCCCCGGGACATGACCCGTTTCATCCGCGGCTACGCCCCCGGGGTCCTCACCTCGCCGTCCGTCGTCCGCGAACAGCGCCGCTGGGTGCCCGGCGCGTCCGAGCCCGCCGGGCCCGGCGCCAACCGGGCGGGGCTGGGCATCTTCCGCTACACCACTCGCTGCGGCGTCGTCCTCGGGCACACCGGCAACTTCCCCGGCTACACCCAGCTCGTCGCCGCCACCCCCGACGGCAGGTACTCCCTCACGTTCTCGCTGACCCGGCAGATCAACGCCCAGGTGGCGCCCGCTCTGTTGAGCACCGTCCGCGACATCCAGGAGGACGCCGTCTGCGCCCTGCTCCGCACCTGA
- a CDS encoding ATP-binding protein: protein MLSGVETRSVSPVFVGRAGELAVLADALTRTAGAPRSCGEPQALLIGGEAGVGKTRLVEELLAEACRREAVTAVGGCVEIGADGLPFAAFSAALRALRRQLPEEFAEAAAGQEDELARLLPELGTGADAGRPDESGTARLFELTARLLERVSGERTVVLVLEDLHWSEASTRHLLAYLLRTLRRGHLLLIATYRSDDVHRRHPLRPFLAELDRTRTVQRLELTRFNRSEVGRQMAGILADEPAPALVDRVFERSDGNAFFVEELAASLSDDSCTGLPDSLRDILLVRIEALTEDTQRVARILAEGGSTVEHGLLHAVAGLPDDDLDEALRAAVGANILLATPDGDGYRFRHSLAREAVSDDLLPGERSRLNRRYAEALEADPALVAEEQRATRLAGYWYRANNPAKALPAVLAASVVARRRHAYAEQLGLLERAMELWDDAPEEVRERLRPVDHVEVYPPCGCDPETTPLRYLDLMAEASLAGRLCGERERAYKISKRGQRLSESEGDQLRAAWFSVQRSRLVSSLGRGDGWAELDTAQQLVRGLPPSAVHAEVLADAAAWGMTHRPGPESLATAERAVDYARMVGDEDIELKARLTRGSLMVDSGDVEGGLKEMYDVKDRVLALCLPGHIGRTHVNLPSVLHSVGRSAEAMELLLEGVGHTRRYGLLDTEAWVLSNIAETNHALGHWQEAEEAASRALRVGTSPMPRGYASALLALLAVDRGDTRAAAERLAAAQRHFGPHNPMPQTTLPLATIALRVAAAEGRLADARAEFQRAADGGFPPGTQCFAWPLLRAAATLEADTRGLPAAEAGRAEALGGIRAAARRLVTAVPVWTAHERWVRAELRRAGGEDTAADWAEAVAAFEPLGRPYDLALVRRRCAEALLHGAAGGAEERARAGSLLREAVEAARELGARPLTEDLALLARRARIALTEDGAPAVEAAPVPEADTSALGLTPREQDVLRLVAAGHSNRRIAEELYISPKTASVHVSNILAKLGVSGRGEAAAMAHRLRLFTDLLQETPAAP from the coding sequence ATGCTCAGCGGTGTGGAGACCCGATCCGTCAGCCCGGTGTTCGTCGGCCGCGCCGGCGAACTGGCCGTGCTCGCCGACGCCCTGACCCGTACCGCGGGCGCCCCGCGCTCCTGCGGCGAGCCGCAGGCACTGCTGATCGGCGGCGAGGCCGGCGTCGGCAAGACCCGGCTCGTCGAGGAACTGCTCGCCGAGGCGTGCCGGCGCGAAGCCGTCACCGCCGTCGGCGGCTGCGTCGAGATCGGCGCGGACGGCCTGCCGTTCGCCGCCTTCTCGGCCGCGCTGCGCGCCCTGCGGCGGCAGCTCCCCGAGGAGTTCGCGGAGGCGGCGGCCGGCCAGGAGGACGAACTCGCCCGGCTGCTGCCCGAGCTGGGCACCGGCGCGGACGCCGGGCGGCCCGACGAGTCGGGCACCGCGCGCCTCTTCGAGCTGACCGCCCGGCTGCTGGAGCGCGTCTCGGGGGAGCGCACCGTCGTCCTGGTCCTGGAGGACCTGCACTGGTCCGAGGCCTCCACCCGTCATCTGCTCGCGTACCTGCTGCGCACCCTGCGGCGCGGGCACCTCCTGCTGATCGCCACCTACCGCTCGGACGACGTCCACCGCCGCCATCCGCTGCGCCCCTTCCTCGCCGAGCTCGACCGCACCCGCACCGTCCAGCGCCTGGAGCTCACCCGGTTCAACCGGTCCGAGGTGGGGCGGCAGATGGCCGGCATCCTCGCCGACGAGCCGGCCCCCGCCCTCGTCGACCGCGTCTTCGAACGCTCCGACGGCAACGCCTTCTTCGTCGAGGAGCTCGCCGCCAGCCTCAGCGACGACTCCTGCACCGGTCTGCCCGATTCGCTGCGCGACATCCTCCTGGTGCGCATCGAGGCGCTCACCGAGGACACCCAGCGGGTCGCCCGGATCCTCGCCGAGGGCGGCTCCACCGTCGAGCACGGGCTGCTGCACGCGGTCGCCGGCCTGCCCGACGACGACCTGGACGAGGCGCTGCGCGCCGCCGTGGGCGCCAACATCCTGCTCGCCACCCCCGACGGCGACGGCTACCGCTTCCGCCACTCGCTCGCCCGCGAGGCCGTCAGCGACGACCTGCTGCCCGGCGAGCGCTCCCGCCTCAACCGCCGGTACGCCGAGGCCCTGGAGGCCGACCCGGCCCTGGTGGCCGAGGAACAGCGCGCCACCCGCCTCGCCGGCTACTGGTACCGGGCGAACAACCCCGCCAAGGCGCTGCCCGCCGTGCTGGCGGCCTCCGTCGTCGCCCGCCGCCGGCACGCCTACGCGGAACAACTGGGCCTGCTGGAGCGGGCGATGGAGCTGTGGGACGACGCGCCCGAGGAGGTGCGCGAGCGGCTGCGCCCGGTCGACCACGTCGAGGTCTACCCGCCGTGCGGCTGCGACCCGGAGACCACACCCCTGCGCTACCTCGACCTGATGGCCGAGGCGTCGCTCGCCGGCCGCCTCTGCGGGGAACGCGAACGCGCCTACAAGATCAGCAAGCGGGGGCAGCGCCTCTCCGAGTCGGAGGGCGACCAGCTCAGGGCCGCCTGGTTCTCGGTGCAGCGCTCCCGGCTGGTCTCCTCGCTCGGCCGGGGCGACGGCTGGGCCGAACTGGACACCGCCCAGCAGCTCGTGCGCGGCCTGCCGCCCTCCGCGGTCCACGCCGAGGTGCTCGCGGACGCGGCGGCCTGGGGGATGACCCACCGCCCCGGCCCCGAGAGCCTCGCCACCGCCGAACGGGCCGTCGACTACGCCCGGATGGTCGGCGACGAGGACATCGAGCTGAAGGCCCGCCTCACCCGCGGCAGCCTCATGGTCGACTCCGGCGACGTCGAGGGCGGCCTGAAGGAGATGTACGACGTCAAGGACCGGGTGCTGGCGCTCTGCCTGCCCGGCCACATCGGCCGCACCCATGTGAACCTCCCCTCCGTCCTGCACAGCGTCGGCCGGTCCGCCGAGGCGATGGAACTCCTCCTCGAAGGCGTCGGGCACACCCGGCGCTACGGGCTGCTGGACACCGAGGCGTGGGTGCTCAGCAACATCGCGGAGACCAACCACGCGCTCGGCCACTGGCAGGAGGCCGAGGAGGCGGCGTCCCGGGCCCTGCGGGTCGGGACCAGCCCGATGCCCCGCGGCTACGCCTCGGCGCTGCTCGCCCTGCTCGCCGTCGACCGGGGCGACACCCGGGCCGCGGCCGAACGGCTCGCCGCCGCGCAGCGCCACTTCGGCCCGCACAACCCCATGCCCCAGACCACGCTGCCGCTCGCCACCATCGCGCTGCGCGTCGCGGCGGCCGAGGGCCGGCTCGCCGACGCCCGTGCCGAATTCCAGCGGGCGGCCGACGGCGGTTTCCCGCCCGGCACCCAGTGCTTCGCCTGGCCGCTGCTGCGCGCCGCCGCGACGCTGGAGGCCGACACCCGGGGGCTGCCCGCCGCGGAGGCCGGCCGTGCCGAGGCGCTCGGCGGGATCCGCGCGGCGGCCCGCAGGCTGGTCACCGCCGTCCCCGTGTGGACGGCCCACGAGCGCTGGGTGCGCGCGGAGCTGCGCCGGGCCGGGGGCGAGGACACCGCCGCCGACTGGGCCGAGGCCGTGGCGGCGTTCGAGCCGCTGGGCCGCCCCTACGACCTCGCCCTGGTGCGCCGGCGCTGCGCCGAGGCGCTGCTGCACGGAGCCGCCGGCGGCGCCGAGGAGCGCGCCCGGGCCGGCTCGCTGCTGCGGGAGGCCGTGGAGGCCGCCCGCGAGCTGGGCGCCCGGCCGCTGACCGAGGACCTCGCTCTGCTCGCCCGCAGGGCCCGGATCGCGCTCACCGAGGACGGCGCACCGGCCGTCGAGGCCGCGCCGGTGCCCGAGGCCGACACGTCCGCGCTGGGGCTCACCCCGCGCGAGCAGGACGTGCTCCGCCTGGTCGCGGCCGGCCACAGCAACCGCCGCATCGCCGAGGAGCTGTACATCTCGCCCAAGACGGCGAGCGTCCACGTCTCCAACATCCTCGCCAAGCTGGGCGTCTCCGGGCGGGGAGAGGCCGCCGCGATGGCGCACCGGCTGCGGCTGTTCACCGATCTCCTGCAGGAGACCCCCGCGGCACCCTGA
- a CDS encoding MMPL family transporter, with the protein MAAIARWCVTHRLVVVLLWLLALGGTAAGAVVAGSAYSNDYDAHGTESGRATALLQEGFHGLGGDSDTIVWHTADGSVRSAATERQVTAMLDEVAALDGVAAVTGPYGDRGTGQISADGRTAYAVVAFDAQADDISAGQARAVVDTAKSAEGDGLRVEMGGTVTALTEASGGHVAEIVGVAVAAVVLFLAFGSLAASLLPIVTALVSVGTAYAGIVLLGHVMTVADFAPMLGLLVGLGVGIDYALFIVTRHRGALKRGLPVAEAAREAVSTTGRAVVFAGATVCIALLGMLILRLDFLNGVAIAASLTVVLTVAASVTLLPALLSFIGPRALSRRERRRLAEHGPRPELPTGFAARWSAFVERRPKLLGAVAAVVMLVLALPTFSLHLGTSDQGNGPATATTRQAYDLLADGFGPGVNGPLTVVATLDGADDKIAMDRLAGTLGTADGVASAGPVVYNGSGDTAVLTVVPDSSPQSRETSELVDRLRDDVLPAAEQGTSLQAYVGGITASYDDFAGVIVGKLPLFVGVVVALGCLLLLLAFRSIGIPLKAAVMNVAAVAAAFGVVVAIFQWGWGSEPLGLGRGGPIEPFLPVIMVSVLFGLSMDYQVFLVSRMYEEWLETGDNRRAVRVGLAETSRVINSAAVIMISVFLAFVLSGDRVIAMFGIGLAVAVALDAFVLRTLLVPALMHLLGGANWWLPKRLDRLLPRISIEKPECREAARPAIPAQQTRDEDKLVS; encoded by the coding sequence TTGGCAGCTATCGCGCGCTGGTGTGTCACCCACCGACTCGTCGTCGTCCTGCTCTGGCTCCTCGCCCTCGGCGGCACCGCCGCCGGCGCGGTCGTGGCCGGCTCCGCCTACTCCAACGACTACGACGCCCACGGCACCGAGTCCGGCCGGGCCACCGCCCTCCTCCAGGAGGGCTTCCACGGCCTCGGCGGCGACAGCGACACCATCGTGTGGCACACCGCCGACGGCAGCGTGCGCTCAGCCGCCACCGAGCGGCAGGTGACGGCGATGCTCGACGAGGTCGCCGCCCTGGACGGCGTCGCCGCCGTCACCGGGCCCTACGGCGACCGGGGCACCGGGCAGATCAGCGCCGACGGCCGCACCGCGTACGCCGTCGTCGCCTTCGACGCCCAGGCCGACGACATCTCCGCCGGCCAGGCCCGCGCCGTCGTCGACACCGCGAAGTCGGCCGAGGGCGACGGGCTGCGGGTGGAGATGGGCGGCACCGTGACCGCCCTGACCGAGGCGTCCGGCGGGCACGTCGCCGAGATCGTCGGAGTCGCCGTCGCCGCCGTCGTGCTGTTCCTCGCCTTCGGCTCCCTGGCCGCCAGCCTGCTGCCCATCGTGACCGCCCTGGTCTCCGTCGGCACCGCCTACGCCGGGATCGTGCTCCTCGGCCACGTGATGACGGTCGCCGACTTCGCGCCGATGCTGGGCCTGCTGGTCGGCCTCGGCGTGGGCATCGACTACGCCCTGTTCATCGTCACCAGACACCGCGGCGCGCTCAAGCGCGGCCTGCCGGTCGCCGAGGCCGCGCGGGAGGCCGTGAGCACGACCGGACGGGCCGTCGTCTTCGCCGGGGCCACCGTCTGCATCGCCCTGCTCGGCATGCTGATCCTGCGCCTGGACTTCCTCAACGGCGTCGCCATCGCCGCCTCGCTGACCGTGGTCCTGACCGTCGCCGCGTCCGTCACCCTGCTCCCGGCGCTGCTCTCCTTCATCGGCCCCCGGGCGCTCAGCCGCCGCGAGCGGCGCCGGCTTGCCGAGCACGGGCCCCGGCCCGAGCTGCCGACCGGCTTCGCCGCCCGCTGGTCCGCCTTCGTCGAACGCCGGCCGAAGCTGCTGGGCGCCGTCGCCGCCGTCGTGATGCTGGTGCTCGCCCTGCCCACGTTCTCCCTGCACCTCGGCACCTCCGACCAGGGCAACGGGCCCGCCACCGCCACCACCCGCCAGGCGTACGACCTGCTCGCCGACGGCTTCGGCCCCGGCGTCAACGGACCGCTCACCGTCGTCGCCACCCTCGACGGCGCCGACGACAAGATCGCCATGGACCGCCTGGCCGGGACCCTGGGGACGGCCGACGGCGTGGCATCGGCCGGCCCCGTCGTCTACAACGGCAGCGGCGACACCGCCGTGCTCACCGTCGTCCCCGACTCCTCGCCGCAGTCCCGCGAGACGAGCGAGCTGGTCGACCGGCTGCGCGACGACGTGCTGCCCGCCGCAGAGCAGGGCACCTCGCTCCAGGCGTACGTCGGCGGCATCACCGCGAGCTACGACGACTTCGCCGGTGTCATCGTCGGCAAACTGCCGCTCTTCGTGGGCGTCGTCGTCGCCCTCGGCTGTCTGCTGCTGCTCCTCGCGTTCCGCTCGATCGGCATCCCGCTGAAGGCCGCGGTGATGAACGTGGCCGCGGTGGCGGCCGCCTTCGGGGTGGTCGTCGCGATCTTCCAGTGGGGCTGGGGCAGCGAACCGCTCGGCCTGGGCCGCGGCGGGCCCATCGAGCCCTTCCTCCCGGTGATCATGGTCTCGGTGCTCTTCGGGCTCTCCATGGACTACCAGGTGTTCCTGGTCAGCCGGATGTACGAGGAGTGGCTGGAGACGGGGGACAACCGGCGCGCGGTGCGCGTCGGCCTCGCCGAGACCAGCCGGGTCATCAACTCCGCGGCCGTGATCATGATCTCGGTCTTCCTCGCCTTCGTCCTCAGCGGCGACCGGGTCATCGCCATGTTCGGCATCGGCCTCGCCGTCGCCGTCGCGCTGGACGCCTTCGTCCTGCGCACCCTGCTGGTGCCCGCCCTGATGCACCTGCTCGGCGGGGCGAACTGGTGGCTGCCGAAGCGGCTGGACCGGCTGCTGCCCCGCATCAGCATCGAGAAGCCGGAGTGCCGCGAGGCCGCCCGCCCGGCCATTCCGGCCCAGCAGACCCGCGACGAGGACAAGCTCGTCTCGTAG
- a CDS encoding aldo/keto reductase, which translates to MERRTIGAAALGVGAVGLGCMPMSWAYTGSQQRGERSLRAVHAALDAGSTLLDTADMYGPFTNELLLGRALRERRADAFVSTKVGLLLGDQHMVANGRPGYVRRACDASLRRLQTDVIDLYQLHRADPEIPVEETWGAMADLVSAGKVRALGLCAVGARARRRSGGDPHEQTIRQLERVQQVFPVSAVQAELSVWAPDALRTLVPWCEARGVGFLAAMPLGSGFLTGTLTPGQGFEADDARARHPRFTAEMMAANQPVVAGLRRVAARHGEGATPAAVALAWVLRQGRHVVPVPGTKRPEWAVQNAGAAALSLTEADLAEIAALPAALGSWD; encoded by the coding sequence TTGGAGCGCAGGACGATCGGTGCGGCGGCCCTCGGCGTGGGCGCCGTGGGGCTCGGCTGCATGCCGATGAGCTGGGCGTACACGGGCTCGCAGCAGCGCGGGGAGCGCTCGCTGCGCGCGGTGCACGCCGCGCTGGACGCGGGGTCGACGCTGCTGGACACGGCGGACATGTACGGGCCGTTCACCAACGAGCTGCTGCTCGGACGGGCGCTGCGGGAGCGGCGGGCGGACGCCTTCGTCTCGACCAAGGTGGGACTGCTCCTCGGCGACCAGCACATGGTCGCCAACGGCCGCCCCGGGTACGTGAGACGGGCCTGCGACGCCTCGCTGCGGCGGTTGCAGACGGATGTGATCGATCTCTACCAGCTCCACCGGGCCGACCCGGAGATACCGGTGGAGGAGACCTGGGGCGCCATGGCCGACCTGGTGTCGGCGGGCAAGGTGCGGGCGCTCGGGCTGTGCGCGGTCGGGGCCCGCGCCCGGCGGCGGTCCGGCGGCGATCCGCATGAACAGACGATCCGGCAGCTGGAACGGGTGCAGCAGGTCTTCCCGGTGAGCGCCGTGCAGGCCGAGCTGTCGGTGTGGGCGCCCGACGCGCTGCGCACGCTGGTGCCGTGGTGCGAGGCCCGGGGCGTGGGCTTCCTGGCGGCGATGCCGCTGGGCAGCGGCTTCCTCACCGGCACCCTCACACCGGGCCAGGGCTTCGAGGCCGACGACGCCCGGGCCCGGCACCCCCGCTTCACCGCCGAGATGATGGCCGCGAACCAGCCGGTCGTCGCCGGGCTGCGCAGGGTCGCCGCCCGCCACGGCGAGGGCGCCACCCCGGCGGCGGTGGCGCTCGCCTGGGTGCTCCGGCAGGGCCGCCACGTCGTGCCGGTGCCGGGGACGAAGCGCCCCGAGTGGGCGGTGCAGAACGCGGGCGCCGCCGCGCTGTCCCTGACGGAGGCGGACCTCGCCGAGATCGCGGCGCTCCCGGCGGCTCTGGGATCCTGGGACTGA